In Bradyrhizobium sp. WBOS07, the genomic window GAGCTGATCGGCATGGACGTCAGCCGCGCCAAGCGCGCCGAGGTGATCGACGAGCACGCTGCCATCTTCATCCTGCAAGGCGCGCTCGACCGTCTCGCCAATCTCCGCACCGGTTGACCCATGCCGGTCGTCATCGCGGCGCTGCTGCCGGTCTTCATCCTCATCGTGCTCGGCGTCGTGCTGAAGCGCAGCCTGATGCGGCTCGACACGCAATGGCACGGGCTGGAGCGGCTGACCTATTTCGTGCTGTTCCCGATGCTGCTGATCCAGACCCTGGTGAAGGCCGACCTTTCCAAGGTACCGGTGGCCGGCGTCGGCGGTGCGCTTCTATTAGCGGCGCTGGCGATGTCGCTGCTCTGCCTCGCGCTGCGCCCCGCCCTGGCGCGGCTCGGCGTCGACGGCCCCGCCTTCACCTCGATCTTCCAGGGCGCGACGCGCTGGCAGACCTTCGTGGCGCTGTCGATCGCCGCCAATTTGTTCGGCGATGTCGGGCTGGCGCTCGCCTCCGTGGCGATGGTGGCGATCATCCCGCTCGTGAATGTGTTCAGCGTCTCGGTGCTCGCTCGCTATGCATCTCCGGAAAGGCAATCCGCCCGCGCCATCGTCATGACATTGGTGCGCAATCCCCTGATCTGGGCCTGCATCATCGGCCTCTCCGTCAATGTCAGCCACCTGCCGCTGCCGAGGCTATGGCACGAGGTTGCCGACGCCCTCGGCAGTTCCTCGCTCGCCATCGGCCTGCTCGTCACCGGCGCCGGGCTGCATCTGGAAGGTCTGTTGCGCCCCAGCGCCGGCGCTGCGATCGGCGTCGCGCTCAAGCTGGTGCTGATGCCTGCGTTTGCCTTGGGGCTCGGCGTCTGGTTCGGTCTTTCCGGCAACAGCCTTGCGATCGTTGCGATCTGCTCCGCCGTTCCGACCTCCTCAAGCGCCTATGTCCTCGCCCGCCAGATGGGTGGCGACGCCCCGTTGCTGGCGCAGATCATCACGCTGCAGACCATCTGTGCGGCGATCACGATGCCGGTTGCGATCGCGCTGGCGGCCTGATCAAGCGCCCAGCCACATCGTCAACACCACCGCGGTCAGATTGTTCAGCGCGTGCAGCACGATCGTGAGCCAGAGCGAATTGGCACGATAGCGCATGTAGCCGAACCAGAGGCCGATGGCGAGGACCTCGGCGAGGAAGTAGAGGTCGTATTGCAGGTGGACGATGGTCCACACCAGCGACGACAGCAGGATCGCGCCCGGCACGCCCAGGAAGCTCGCCGACCAGCCGCGAAATAGAAAGCCGCGCGCCAACACCTCTTCGGACATCGGCGCGGCCACGCTGAAGGCGAACAGCAGCAGCAGCGCCGCGCCCTTGTCGCGGCCCGATTTCAGCAGATCGGTCATGAAGCCCGGCGTCGCCTCGCGGCCGAGCGCGCGCGACATCGTCTCCCAGACCAGCACCAGCAGGATGAGGCCGACCGCGCCGAGCAGCAGCTGCTTCCAGGACGGCCAGTGCAGCGCGAGATAGTCGACGAAGGAGGCCTTCTTGATGGCGATGGCGAGCCAAACCGCCAGAAGCGTCGCCGGCAGGCCCATGATGACCGAGAGCGCGAGCGTCTGCGGCTCGCGGCCGACGACCTGGATCGAGGCGAGATCCATCGGCAGGCCGCGCTGCGCCGCCACCAGGACGACGGCGCCGATCTGTCCGACGAACATCGCGACGAAAATGAACACGCCCCACAGCGCCGTGCCCCAGAACTTCCAGACGCGCGGCGTCGCCGGCGTGACGGTCGGCGGCGGATGGTCGGGATTGAGAGAATCCATCAGGAGGCTTTCGTTGGGTCGCGCAAACTATCGAGAGGTCGTCATGCCCGGGCTCGTCCCGGCCATCCACGTTCTTCGTGCCACACAACAAGACGTGGATGGCCGGGACAAGCCCGGCCGTGACGAGAGATTGAGCTGGAGTCTCCTCACGGCAGCGCGCGCTCCAGCAGCGACCGGACCTCGCCGCTGTCCAGCTCCACGGCGCCGTACATGCTGGCGTGATTGGCCGCGAGCCGGCTCGCCGCGAACAATTCGGCATTGCGCGGCGACACGCCGTTCAGCGCCGCGGTCGCGGCCAGCAGCGCCAGCTTCTCGACGGCCAGCCGCGCGATGCGCTCGCCGTCGGTGCGGCGGAAAGTCTTGCCGACGAAAGCGACTGTCTCGCTCGCTCCCGGCAAGCCCTTGGCCTCGGCCGCAAGCGCTTGCAGCACCGCCGTCGCGGCGTCCGGCTCGCGCGAGAGCGCGCGGAGCACGTCGAGGCACATCACGTTGCCGGAGCCTTCCCAAATCGCGTTGACCGGCGATTCCCGGTAGTGCCGCGCCAGAATGCCGTCCTCGACATAGCCGTTGCCGCCGAGGCATTCCATGGCCTCATAGAGGAACGGCGGCGCACTCTTGCAGGTCCAGTATTTGATCGCGGGCGTGAGCAGCCGCATATAGGCGGCCTCCGCTGCATCATGCGGGGTGCGATCGAAGGCGCGGCAGAGCCGCATCACCAGCGCCGTGCTCGCCTCGACATGCAGCGCCATGTCCGACAGCACTGCCTGCATCAGCGGCTGATCGGCCAGATGCTTCTGGAACACGCTGCGGTGACGGGCGTGATGCAGCGCATGCGCCAGCCCCGAGCGCATCAGGCCGACCGAGGCGATCGCGCAATCCTGCCGCGTCAGCTGCACCATCTGGATGATGGTGCGGATGCCCTTGCCCGCCTCGCCGACGGCTTGCGCATAGGCGCCGACGAACTCGACCTCGGAGGAGGCATTGGAGCGGTTGCCGAGCTTGTCCTTCAGCCGCTGGAACTGAATCGCGTTGACCGATCCATCCGGCGCGAAGCGCGGCATGAAGAAGCACGTCAGGCCCTGCTCGGCCTGCGCCAGCACCAGGAACGCATCGCACATCGGCGCCGACATGAACCATTTGTGGCCGGTGATGCGATAGGCCTCGCCATCGCGCACCGCGCGGCTCATGTTGGAACGCACGTCGGTGCCGCCCTGCTTCTCGGTCATGCCCATGCCGAGCGTCATGCCGCGCTTTTGCCACCACGGTGCGAAGCTCGGGTCGTAGCTCCTGGCCGACAGCACCGGCATCACCTTGCCGAGCAGGTCCGGCTGCATCGCCAGCGCGCCGACGGAGGCGCGCGTCATCGTGATCGGACAGAGGTGACCGGTCTCGACCTGGGCTGCCATGTAGAATTTCGCCGCACGAATGACCTCGGCGGCATCGCCCGCCGGTTTGCCGTTCGCGGTCCACGTCGAATTGTGCACGCCGGCATGGGCGCTGTGCGCCATCAGTTCGTGATAGGCCGGGTGAAACTCGACCTGGTCGCGGCGATTGCCCTTGGCGTCGAAGCTGCGCAGCTTCGGCGTGTTCTCGTTCGCGAGCCGCCCGCGATCGGCCATCGCGGCCGAGCCCCATTGCCTGCCGAACTCGGAGAGTTCGCGTTCCGCCGCCGCGCCGCCATTGGCCTTGACCGCCTCGACCAGCGGGCGGTCCACGGCGAACAGGTCGATATCCTCAAACGGCGGCGATTGGTTGAAGACCTCGTGGGTCGCAAAGCTCGGCTGGGTCATCACGTTTCCTCGGCGCGAAATCAGTTCCGTCGCGGCTGGATCGGGAAATCATAGGCCGCCCCGCCGGCCCCAGGCAGGGAAAAATGCCACCACTCCTTCGAATAGTTCACAAAGCCTTGCCTGGCCATCGCCGCCACCAGCCGCCTGCGCCAGCTGCGTTGTTCCGCCGTGATCGACGGTGCCGCGGTATGGCCCTTCGTGTCGGTGCAGTCGTAGCCGGTCCCCATGTCGACACTGCCTTCGGGTGCGCGCGCTTCGACCGGCGCGGTGCAATCGGCATAGGTTCTCGACGGGTCGTATTTGGCGGAATTGTCAGCCTTCAGATCGACCAGCGTCAGATCCAGCGCCGCGCCGGTGGAATGCTGCGAACGGCTCGCGATGTAGCCGAGGCGGAACAGCTCGGTCTTGGGGATTTTCGGATTGTAGCGCCGCTCGGCGGCGGTCTCGTGACCGTTCTGCGACCACTTGACCATGTCGAGCGAGGCCCGCGCCGGCCGGTAGCAGTCGAACATCTTGAGCGAGAGATTCTGTGCGGCGAGCTCCTGCTGCACCGCCTTCAGCCGCAGACCGACCTCGCGCTTCACCACGCATTCACCGGCATTGTAGCCGGCCAGCGGCCGGCCGACGAAATTGTTCGAGGTGGCGTAGCGGATGTCCTGGATGATGCTGGGGTCGATGTCGCGCAGATAGACGAAATCGCCGGGCAAGCTCTGCGCCCGCGCCGGCGCGAGCACCGATATCGCAAGCAGCATACCGAGCGCCGCGCGCGCCGCGATCCCTGTCCTTGCGGTCATTGCACCGGATCCGAGCTGACTAGAAGTTTCGTGATCGCGGTGTCCGTGTATTTGTTGCCGGCCCAGACGTCGTCGATGATCAATTGCATCCAATGGGCCGTCACCGGCGGCCGCAATGTCAACAATTGCGCCGACAGCCTGTCCTCGAGAATGAAGACCTGCGACTCGCCGCCGGAGAACAGCACCCGGATCTGACGAACCCTGTTGTTCTTGGAAAAGATGTCGGGGTTCTTCTGGTAGCCGTTCTGCACATGTATCGACTTGACCCGTCGCGGGGTTTCGAACTCGACCGTGATCCATTCGCCGATGCCGTTGCCGGCTGCACCTTCGACCCAGGCCGTCCCCGTCGAGGCATCGAACAGGTTGGTCGCGCCGTATGAATTGCCGAATTGCGGCTTCAGCATCGAGCTGACGCAATAGGTCTCGAAGCCGCTGCGGGCGCAGCTTTCACCCGCCGCAGAAGGACGCGGCGGGCGCATCGTCGCGCGCTCCGCGACCGCAGGCTTTGCCGGCGGCTTCACCAGCATGCCTGCCACGCGCGGCATCGACGGTGCCGCCTCCCAAAGATAGATGCGTCCGCCGAGCGTCTGGTCGTAATAGGCCGGCGTCTGCTCATGCGGTGCCGGTTGGCCGCCATTGTCCGTCGCGGTCAGCGCCAGTGCCGCCACGCGCTCGCGCACCTCGACCGCGAGATCGCCGAGATGCAGCTCGGGCCGCTTCAGCTGCTCGACGAAGATCCGCGTGAACACCGAATTATTCGCGGTATCGCTACTGCCGAGCTGGTCGAGCGCGGTCTGGCCGATGCCGGCCGAATAGAGCGTGAAGATGCCGCGCGCCGGCCGCACATCCGCGAGCCCCCGCGTATTCCCGATCGAACGGCCGGCGGCGCGCGGAAACGGATTGTCACGGCAGGCGTCGATGATGACGAAAGCAACCCGCACCGACTTTGCCTGGAGCTCCGCGATCAAGTCGGGCTCGGCGATCGAGGCCCCGCGCACCCGCGCTTCAGCGCCTTCGCTCACGGTCGGAACATCGCTCGGCACCAGGTAGTTCACCCCCGCGATCGCCACGCCGTGCCCCGCATAAAACACAGCCGCCGTGTCGCCCGGCGCGAGCCGCGCCGTGAAATCGGCGAGCCGGTCGATCATGGCCTGGCGGCCGAGATTGGTCCCCAGCACGATGTCGAATTGGAGTGCCCGCAGCGCGTCGGCGACGCTGGTCGCGTCATTGGCCGCCTTCTTCAATTGGCGGTCCGCCGGCAAGTTCGGATAGAGGTCGTTGCCGATCACGAGTGCGACGCGTTTCTCCGCCATCGCCGGTGTCGCGATGCCGACGAGGCACACGGCCGCCAACGCAGCGACATTGCGCGCCAGTCGATTAAAATACCGCATGCTCGTCATGATCCGGCCCGTGACGCAACGAATAGCAAGAGTCTAGCGCAAAGCGGCAGTCCCGAACACAGGCCGGCGGCACCCAGTTGTCCGTAAAGCGCCGTGGATAAGTCCGCAGGCCGGATTTGAAGCTTGCTCCCCCCGTCATCCCCCCCTATAGCTCTGCTTTTAATGACATCGAAATCCACCTTCGTCCTCGGCCACCGGCATTTGCTGGGCATCGAGGGCCTGTCCGCGGCCGACATCACCGGCCTGCTCGACCTGTCCGAAGAATATGTCGAGCTCAACCGCCAGGTTGACAAGAAGCGCACCGTCCTGCGGGGACGGACGCAGGTGAACCTCTTCTTCGAGGCTTCCACCCGGACCCAATCCTCGTTCGAGCTCGCGGGAAAGCGGCTCGGCGCGGACGTCATGAACATGTCGGTCTCCTCTTCCTCGATGAAGAAGGGCGAGACCCTGATCGACACCGCGATGACGCTGAACGCGATGCATCCGGACATCCTGGTGATGCGTCATCACGCCTCCGGCGCGGTGGAACTGCTGGCACGCAAGGTTGACGGTTCCGTGATCAATGCCGGCGACGGCGCGCATGAGCATCCGACCCAGGCCCTGCTCGACGCGCTCACCATCCGCCGCAACAAGGGCCGGATCGAAGGGCTGGTGGTCGCGATCTGCGGCGACGTGCTGCATTCGCGCGTCGCCCGTTCCAATATCATCCTGCTCAACACGATGGGCGCCCGCGTCCGCGTGGTCGGCCCCACCACGCTGCTGCCGCCGGGCATCGAGCGGATGGGCGTCGAGGTCGCGCGCGACATGCGCGAGGGGCTCAACGGCGCTGATATCGTCATGATGCTGCGGCTGCAGCGCGAGCGCATGAACGGCTCCTTCGTGCCGTCGTCGTCGGAATATTTCCACTATTTCGGGCTCGACCAGAAGAAACTCGCCTACGCCAAGCCGGACGCGCTCGTGATGCATCCCGGCCCGATGAACCGCGGCGTCGAGATCGACTCGATCGTAGCCGACGGCGCGCAGTCCCTGATCCGCGAACAGGTGGAGATGGGCGTCGCCGTGCGCATGGCGGTGCTGGAAGCGCTCGCCCGTAACCTGCCGAACGCGTGATGCCGATGCTGATCGATCGCCGCCCCGTCCTGCTCGCCAACGCCCGCGTCGTCGATCCCTCCAGGGATTTCGACGGTGTCGGCGACGTCCTGATCGCCGACGGCACCATCCGCGAGACCCGCCGCGGCATCGGCGCGGCCGGCGTCCCCGAGGGCACCGACATTGTCAATTGCGCCGGCAAGATCGTCGCGCCCGGCCTCATCGACATGCGCGCCTTCGTCGGCGAGCCCGGCTTCAGCCATCGCGAGACCTTTGCCACCGCGAGCCAGGCAGCCGCGACCGGCGGCATCACCACCATCATCTGCCAGCCCGACACCTTGCCGGTGATCGACAATTCGGCGACCGTCGACTTCGTCATGCGCCGCGCCCGCGACACCGCGATCGTCAACATCCAGCCGATGGCGGCGCTCACCAAGGGCATGCTCGGCCAGGAGATGACCGAGTTCGGCCTGCTCAAGGCCGCGGGTGCCGTCGCCTTCAGCGATGCCGCCCGAAGCGTGACCAATGCGCAGGTGATGCGCCGTGCGCTGACCTACGCGCGCGATTTCGATGCGCTGATCGTGCACTTCACCGAGGACCCCGATCTCGTCGGCGAAGGCGTGATGAACGAAGGCGAGTTCGCCTCGCGCCTCGGCCTTATGGGTATCCCGAATGCCGCCGAGGCCGTGATGCTCGAACGCGACATGCGCCTCGTCGCGCTGACCGGGGGCCGCTATCACGCGGCCTCGCTGAGCTGCATCGATTCCCTCGACATCCTCCAGCGCGCCCGCGACGCCGGGCTCGCCGTCAGCGCCTCGGTCTCGATCAACCATCTGGCGCTGAACGAGAACGACATCGGCCCCTACCGGTCGTTCCTGAAGCTGTCGCCGCCGCTGCGCAGCGAGGACGACCGCCGGGCATTGGTGGCGGCCGTCGCTTCCGGCCTGCTCGAGGTCATCATGTCCGACCACAATCCGCAGGACGTCGAGGTCAAGCGGCTGCCGTTCGCCGAGGCCGCGCCCGGCGCCGTCGGTCTCGAGACCATGCTGCCGGCGGGCCTGCGGCTCGTGCACAATGGCGAGCTGGACCTGAAAACGCTGATCCGGGCGATGTCGACCCGTCCGGCCGAGCTGCTCGGCCTGCCTGGCGGAACCCTGCGCGCCGGCAGCCCGGCCGACGTCATCGTGATCGACCCCGATGTGCCCTGGGTGGTCGATCCCGCCGACCTCAAATCGCCCTGCAAGAACACCCCGTTCGACGAGGCCCGCTTTACAGGCCGCGTGGTGCGCACCACCGTCGGCGGCCGGACGGTATACGAGCATGTCTGACCTGCGCGATCCCGCGACATTGAAATCCAGCCTTTGGAGAGGCCGCCATGGGGCTTGAAGCATTCCTGCCGGTGGCCTTCGTCATCGGCTACCTCTTCGGCTCGATTCCGTTCGGCCTGGTTCTGACCCGGCTCGCCGGCACGCAGGATATCCGCTCGATCGGCTCCGGCAGCATCGGCGCCACCAATGTGCTGCGCACCGGGCGCAAGAGTCTTGCCGCCGGCACCCTGCTGCTCGACGCGCTCAAGGGCACCGCGGCCGTCGTGATCGCCGGCTATATCGCTGGTCCCAACGCCGCCATGGTGGCCGGGCTCGGCGCCTTCCTCGGCCATCTCTTCCCGGTCTGGCTCAAGTTTAAGGGCGGCAAGGGCGTTGCGACCTATATCGGCGTCCTGCTCGGCTTGTTCTGGCCCGGCATGGTGGTGTTCTGCCTGCTCTGGCTGGCGACCGCCTTCACCACCCGCTACTCCTCGCTCTCGGCACTGGTGGCGGCGTTCATCACGCCGATATTCCTGTGGTGGTTCGGCCATCTCGCGCTCGCAGCATTGTTCGCGGTGCTGACGCTGCTGTTGTTCTACGCGCATCGCGAGAACATCAAGCGCTTGCAGGCCGGCAAGGAAAGCCGGATCGGGGAGAAGGCGTAAGCCGCATCAAGCAAAGCAACCAAAGCCAGGGCATCTACGGATACCGAAGCCCCTCTCTGCATTATATCTCGAATCCTGTTCGCAACTCGTCGCCGACTCGCAAGGCGAGGTAGCGAACGGGTTCCATGCCTGTCATCCTGACGGGACAAATGGCGTTACGCGGTTGCTCAGAATGGGCGCGACGAACGACGGCATGCACGAGGAGTCCGGCTCGCAGGGCACTGCGGCAAGCCGGCTGCTGTCGACAACCAATATCTGGTCCGATGCCCCCGCACTGCCGCCTGCGCCAACGCCCGTTGCCGTTCCACCGCCGGCGCCCTCACTTGCTCCCGTCGCGCCAAGTCCTGGCGCGCCAGGTCCTGTCGCACTAGGTCCTGTCGCGGTCGAGCTCCGAGCTGCGGCCGCCCAGGCTGCATCAGCGCAGGCGCGCCCGGCCCCATGGCCGCCGCGACGATTGTCGCTGGCGCTGCAGGGCGGCGGCACCTTTGCGGCCTTCACATGGGGCGTGCTGGAGCGGCTGCTGGAAGAGCCGATCGAGATCGACACCATCAGCGGCGCCAGTGCCGGCGCCACCAATGCGCTGCTGCTCGCCTCCGGCCTCGCGGAGGGCGGCCGCGAAGCGGCCCGGTTACGGCTGAACCGGTTCTGGCTCCGCCTGATGCACGAGGCCTCGTTCCGCTCGCTGATGCTGCTCGGCGGGTTCTCGCCGGCGGGAAGCTCGGTCGCATTCGGTCCGACGCTGCGCTCGGGCCAGTTCGATCCGTTCGATCTCGATCCGCTGCGGCTGGCGCTGTCGCGCGACATTCATTTCACGGCGCTGCAAGATCCAGGAGCACCAAAGCTGCTGATTGCGGCGACGCGGATCCGCGACGGCCAGCAGCAGATCTTCCGCAACGACTCCATCACCGCCGACGTCGCGCTGGCCTCGACCTGTCCGCCCCTGGTTCACTGCGCCGTCGAGATCGACGGCGAGGCCTATTGGGACGGCGGCTTCGGCGGCAATCCGCCGTTGCTGCGGCTGGCGCAGGAGACGACGACGGCCGACGTCCTGCTGGTCCAAGTCACCCCCGCACGCGACAGCTACGTGCCCATCACCCTCGCCGCGATCGACCGCCGGCTCGACCAGATCGCGGCCAACGCCGCCCTCAATGCCGAGATGGCGGCGGTCGCATGGGCTCAGTCGCACGCAGCCCCTTCACTGCGGCTCACCCGGATCGCAGCTGAAGACTCCGTCGACGGCCTGGCGCAGCGTTCATCGACCGACCTCGGCCGCGGCTTCATCCGGCTGCTGCACCGGAGCGGTCGCGCGGCCGCCGAGCGCTGGCTCGGGCAGGATGCAAAAGCCGGCGCCGCGCCTTCGGCGTCCGCACAGGCTCTCGCTGCCTCTGAAGCCGCGCTAACCTGACGTCGCCAGCGCCTGCTCGAGGAACCACGCCGTCGCGAGCGCGCGCGCGTCGTTGCCGAAGCGTGCGATCACCTGCACGCCAACAGGCAGGCCGCCGACTTTCAGCACCGGCACGTTGACGCAAGGATTGCCCATCAGCGTCCAGAGCCGGTTGTAACGGGGATCGCCTGTGGTCGCGAGCTCCTTGGCCGGCGCGGTGCCCGGCGCCGAATAGGTCAGGAGCACGTCGACACCCTCGAACACTTCGCCGAGCTCGCGGCGGCCGCGGCGGCTGATCCGGCGCGCCTCGTCATATTCCTTCGGTGTCAGATGGGCCGTCGCATCGAGGCTGGCCCGCAGCATCGGCGCGATCTCGTCGTGACGCTCGGAAAATTCCCAGGCCAGCGCGCGATGCGCCTCGTAGTCCTGGACGATGGGGTGGATACGCCAGGCCTCCTGCACCGCCTCGGGCAGGTCTATGGCCTGCACGCTGGCGCCGGCGCGTTCCGCCGCCTTGATCGCGGCCAGCAAGCCCTGTTCGGCCGCCGGCTCCACGCTGCCGGCGAACTCCTGCCTGACCACGCCGATGCGCGGGGCCTTCGCCGGAGCGATGCCGGAAAACTCGGTGCGACCGGTCATCGCCAGAAGCCCGCGCGCGAGATCCTCCGCGCGCGCGCCGAACAGGCCGACCGTGTCGAGCGCCCAGGAATAGCACTTCACGCCAACCGTCGGCAGCATGCGAAACGACGGCTTGATCGCGGCGGTCCCGCAATAGGCCGCCGGCCGGATCACCGAGCCGCCGGTCTGGGTGCCCAGCGCCAGCGGGATCATGCCGGCGCCGACCGCCGCCGCCGAGCCTGCGGAGGAGCCGCCCGGCGAATGGCCGGGATTGTGCGGATTGAGCGTCGGCGTCGGATCGCGCGAGGCGAACGCCGTGGTCGTGGTCTTGCCGATGATGGTGGCCCCCGCCCGCTTCAGCATCATGACAACAGGCGCATCGGCGCGCGGCTGCCAGCCGCGATAGATCTCCGAACCCATCTCGGTCGGCATCTCAGCGGTGTCGATGATGTCCTTGATGCCGACCGCGATGCCGCGCAGCGGGCCGAAGGCCTGCGCTCTTGCCGCCTTGTCGTGACGGACGAAGGCGCGGACGTCCTTCTCCTTGGCCTCGATCGCCGCATGCGATTGGGCAATGGCTTCATCGGGCGACAACTCGCCGGCTTCAATGCGGCGCTGGAGGTCGGCGAGTGAAATCATGGCAACATCCTTCTTATTGGCCTTGCTTTTAGCATCGGGCCGATACCGCGCAAGCGCACGTCGCTGTTGCGCAACGCCCTCAGGTTGTTCCATGCTGCGCCTGCAAGGAGCCGCCGTGGACGCCATCAATGCGAGCGTGGAGCTGACCGAGGCTGAGCGGATCGACCGCCTGCGGCTGATCCGTTCCGACAATGTCGGCCCGCGCACCTTCCGCTCGCTGGTCGACCATTTCGGCACGGCGCGCGCCGCGCTGGAGCGCCTGCCTGATCTGGCGCGCCGCGGCGGTGCGCAGCGATCGGGCCGCATCTGCAGCGCCGATGAAGCCAAAGCCGAGCTGGCCGCAAGCCGCAAGTTCGGCATCGCCTGGCGCGCGCCCGGCGAGGACGGCTATCCGGCGCGGCTGGCGATGATCGACGATGCGCCGCCGCTGCTCGCCGTGCGTGGCGACACCAAGACCCTGATGCGGCCGATGATTGCCATCGTCGGCTCGCGCAACGCATCCGGCGCCGGGCTGAAATTCGCAGGCCTGCTCGCGCGCGAGCTCGGCGAAGCCGGCTTCGTCGTCATCTCCGGACTCGCGCGCGGCGTCGACCAGGCCGCACATCGCGCCAGCGTCGACAACGGCACCGTCGCCGTCTTGGCCGGCGGCCATGATTGCATCTATCCGCCCGAGCATGGCGATCTGCTCAGGGCGATGCTCGATCACGAAGGCGCTGCGATCTCCGAGATGCCGCTCGGCCATGAGCCGCGTGCCCGCGACTTCCCGCGCCGCAACCGGCTGATCTCGGGCGCTTCGCTCGGGGTCGTCGTGGTGGAGGCGGCGCACCGTTCGGGCTCGCTGATCACCGCGCGCATGGCGGCCGAACAGGGGCGCGAGGTGTTCGCGGTGCCGGGCTCGCCGCTCGATCCGCGCGCCGCCGGCGCCAACGACCTGATCAAGCAGGGCGCGACCCTCGTCACCGAAGCCGCCGACATCATCAATGCGGTGCAGCCGATCATGGAGCGGCCGTTGATGAGTCCTGCGGGCGAGCCCGACAGCGAGCCGTTCGAGAGCGATCCGCAAGGCCACGACCGCGACCAGATCACCGGCCTGCTCGGCCCGGCGCCCATCTCGATCGACGATCTCGTGCGGATGTCCGGCGCCTCGCCCGCGATCGTGCGCACGGTGCTGCTGGAGCTGGAGCTGGCCGGCAAGCTCGAACGCCACGGCGGCGGCTTGGTATCGCTGGTTTAGCGTCTCCAGATGTCATTCCGGGGCGGCTCCAAGAGCCGAACCCGGAGGCCGCACGCTAACTTTCCTTGCGCCGATCGAACTGCGTACGTGCAGCCTCGATCTGCGTCAGGTGGTCCATCGCCCACTGCCCTAGCGCTTTCACCGGCTCCTGAAGCCCACGGCCGAGATCAGTCAGCTCGTAGTCGACGCGGGGCGGTATGGTCGGAAAGATCGTGCGCGTGACGAGGCCGTCGCGCTCGAGACCTCGCAGCGTCAAGGTCAGCATGCGCTGCGAGATGCCGTTGATCATGCGCTTCAGCTCGTTGAAGCGCTTGGGTCCGTCGCTCAGCATCATGATGACGAACACGCTCCATTTGTCGCCGACGCGGGACAGCACGGAGGCGACCCCGCGGCAATCCGCGTGGTCGGGATGCGGCATTGGAACGGGCGTCGGCGTGGCAGGAAAACCGGTGTTCTCAGGTCTCAAAGTTGTGCCCATGGCTCAAGAATGTGCGTTCTTGCGGGGATTTCGACAGTCACTCATGTAGTTCTGGTTACAAATCTATACCATGGGTGACCCAAATGAAACTGCTCCATCTCGACTCCAGCGTCCTCGGCCCCCACTCCGTATCCAGGCAGGTTTCCGCCGCCATCGTCGACCGGCTGCGCCAGGCCACGCCTTCGCTCGACGTGGTCTATCGCGACCTGACCCAGACCCCGCTGGCCCACCTCTCCGGCTCGCACCTCGCCGCTGCGCAAGGCGCCCCCGCGCCGGCAGAACTGGCACCCGACCTGGCCGCAAGCGCGGCCGCGCTCGACGAGTTCCTTTCTGCCGACATCGTCGTGATCGGCGCGCCCATGTACAATTTCACCATTCCGAGCCAGCTCAAGGCTTGGATCGACCGCATCCTCGTGGTGGGGAAGACATTTAAATATGGCGCCGCGGGGCCCGAGGGGCTTGCCGGCGGCAAGCGCGTGATCGTGGCGATCTCGCGCGGAGGCTATTACGGCGCGGAAACGCCCTACGCGGCCGGCGAACACCTCGAAAGCTATTTGCGCTGGGTGTTCGGTTTCATCGGGATCACGAACGTCGAATTCATCCCGGCCGACGGCATCCAGGTCGGCCCGGACCACCGCGAGAAGGCGATCGCTGGCGCGCTTCAGTCGGCAACAACTCTGCGGGCAGCATAGCCCGCGGCGTGGGGACCGTC contains:
- a CDS encoding aspartate carbamoyltransferase catalytic subunit, with product MTSKSTFVLGHRHLLGIEGLSAADITGLLDLSEEYVELNRQVDKKRTVLRGRTQVNLFFEASTRTQSSFELAGKRLGADVMNMSVSSSSMKKGETLIDTAMTLNAMHPDILVMRHHASGAVELLARKVDGSVINAGDGAHEHPTQALLDALTIRRNKGRIEGLVVAICGDVLHSRVARSNIILLNTMGARVRVVGPTTLLPPGIERMGVEVARDMREGLNGADIVMMLRLQRERMNGSFVPSSSEYFHYFGLDQKKLAYAKPDALVMHPGPMNRGVEIDSIVADGAQSLIREQVEMGVAVRMAVLEALARNLPNA
- a CDS encoding dihydroorotase, coding for MLIDRRPVLLANARVVDPSRDFDGVGDVLIADGTIRETRRGIGAAGVPEGTDIVNCAGKIVAPGLIDMRAFVGEPGFSHRETFATASQAAATGGITTIICQPDTLPVIDNSATVDFVMRRARDTAIVNIQPMAALTKGMLGQEMTEFGLLKAAGAVAFSDAARSVTNAQVMRRALTYARDFDALIVHFTEDPDLVGEGVMNEGEFASRLGLMGIPNAAEAVMLERDMRLVALTGGRYHAASLSCIDSLDILQRARDAGLAVSASVSINHLALNENDIGPYRSFLKLSPPLRSEDDRRALVAAVASGLLEVIMSDHNPQDVEVKRLPFAEAAPGAVGLETMLPAGLRLVHNGELDLKTLIRAMSTRPAELLGLPGGTLRAGSPADVIVIDPDVPWVVDPADLKSPCKNTPFDEARFTGRVVRTTVGGRTVYEHV
- the plsY gene encoding glycerol-3-phosphate 1-O-acyltransferase PlsY, with translation MGLEAFLPVAFVIGYLFGSIPFGLVLTRLAGTQDIRSIGSGSIGATNVLRTGRKSLAAGTLLLDALKGTAAVVIAGYIAGPNAAMVAGLGAFLGHLFPVWLKFKGGKGVATYIGVLLGLFWPGMVVFCLLWLATAFTTRYSSLSALVAAFITPIFLWWFGHLALAALFAVLTLLLFYAHRENIKRLQAGKESRIGEKA
- a CDS encoding patatin-like phospholipase family protein, whose protein sequence is MGATNDGMHEESGSQGTAASRLLSTTNIWSDAPALPPAPTPVAVPPPAPSLAPVAPSPGAPGPVALGPVAVELRAAAAQAASAQARPAPWPPRRLSLALQGGGTFAAFTWGVLERLLEEPIEIDTISGASAGATNALLLASGLAEGGREAARLRLNRFWLRLMHEASFRSLMLLGGFSPAGSSVAFGPTLRSGQFDPFDLDPLRLALSRDIHFTALQDPGAPKLLIAATRIRDGQQQIFRNDSITADVALASTCPPLVHCAVEIDGEAYWDGGFGGNPPLLRLAQETTTADVLLVQVTPARDSYVPITLAAIDRRLDQIAANAALNAEMAAVAWAQSHAAPSLRLTRIAAEDSVDGLAQRSSTDLGRGFIRLLHRSGRAAAERWLGQDAKAGAAPSASAQALAASEAALT
- a CDS encoding amidase, which gives rise to MISLADLQRRIEAGELSPDEAIAQSHAAIEAKEKDVRAFVRHDKAARAQAFGPLRGIAVGIKDIIDTAEMPTEMGSEIYRGWQPRADAPVVMMLKRAGATIIGKTTTTAFASRDPTPTLNPHNPGHSPGGSSAGSAAAVGAGMIPLALGTQTGGSVIRPAAYCGTAAIKPSFRMLPTVGVKCYSWALDTVGLFGARAEDLARGLLAMTGRTEFSGIAPAKAPRIGVVRQEFAGSVEPAAEQGLLAAIKAAERAGASVQAIDLPEAVQEAWRIHPIVQDYEAHRALAWEFSERHDEIAPMLRASLDATAHLTPKEYDEARRISRRGRRELGEVFEGVDVLLTYSAPGTAPAKELATTGDPRYNRLWTLMGNPCVNVPVLKVGGLPVGVQVIARFGNDARALATAWFLEQALATSG